The genomic segment CCGGGCAATTTGTTCGAGCATATGGTCAAAAAAAGGAAGCCCCGTGGAAATATCGGCCTGCCCGGTTCCGTCCAGATTGATGGAAACGGACAGATCCGTTTCCTTTGTCTTCCGCGCCTTGACAGCCGTGCGATCACTCATCTTTTTTTCCTCTTATTGGCGACACGCTTAACAAAAAACATATTTTGGTGTATTTTTAAACAGATTTTATCCTAACCCGGAGCATGGTTCCCATGCGATTTTTCCTTTTCCTTGCTTTTGTCTCTGCCTTGTCTGCCGCCGCCTGCCAACGTGTAAGCGTTGCAAAACATCCGCTACAGCCGTATCCGGATATCCCGGAAAATGTACAGCCGGCCCCCATCGGTTTTAACAAGTTGCGCTTTCACATTCCGACCGGCAGCCATATCGCTTCCACCGGCCCGAAGGGTCCCCTTGGGATTTTCCTCTGCGGCACGCCTTATGACACCATGCAGAAGGGAATCATCGGTCGCTATTTTGTCGATGACAACCTGAAGGAGATTTTTGGCGATACGCTTGAAGCCCAGGGATATGACGTGACGGGCGATCCAGGGCTTTTGTTCGATGAAGACGCAGACAGGCAGCGCACCGTTTATTCCATCGGCGCGCGCGTGACGGATATGCGGATGGATTTGTGTGACCGAAAATCCTTCCTGACGGGCGCCGACCGCGGCTATACCGGAGAAGGGGAGCTTGAAATCGAATGGAGCGTTTTCGACCTTCTTCACCGCCGAAGCGTCTATAAAAACACAACGCACGGCTACGCACAATTATCCGTTGCCAACCATGAGGGCATGCAGCTTATTATTGACGATGCCTTTGCAGCGGCCGTTCATAACCTGGGTGCCGATCCGGAATTCCGGGCGCTTGTCCTTTACGGCGACCTGCCGGACAAAGAGCCAAATGCGGATAAAGACCCCGGCGAAGAGCCCACCGGACTTTTCGATCCGCAGGAAACCGTTACCCTTCGCAATCCGCCGCTTTTCAAAAAACCTGCCGCAGGACGCCTTGAAAACCTGCTGAAAACAGCCGTTCAGATTGAAGCCGGCGGAACGATGGGCTCCGGTTTCTTTATCACCGATAAAGGGCATATCCTGACCAATGCCCATGTGGTGGGAAATGCCTTTCGCGTGCGCATTGTGTCTTCCGGCAAAAAAGAAAAGATGATTGCAGAGGTGTTGCGCACGGACCGGTTACGCGACGTGGCCCTGCTGCGCCTGGAAAAAGTGCCGGAGCATTTAAATATTACAACGCTGCCGATCCGCATGGAAAACCCTAAAGTGGGTGAAGATATTTATGCCATCGGCTCCCCCCAGTACCGCCAGCTGCAGGACACCGTGACCAAAGGTATTGTCAGCTCTTTACGTTACGACCGGCGCGAACACCAGCCTTACATTCAGGGAGATGTGACCATTCACGGCGGAAATTCCGGCGGACCACTTCTGGACGCAAACGGCAATATTATCGGCATAAGCGTTTCAGGGTACATAGACCGTGAGGGCAAAGACCTCTCCGGCCTGAACAACTTCATCCCGATCGGCCAGGCACTTGAAAAACTGGGCATTACGCTGGATTAAACCGCGGCAGAAAAACCGGGGAAATCCGGCAGGCCTATTTCAGGGCTGCATCCCTGTAAGTCCCGTCATCAGACAAAAATTGAAGAGTCCCGTCATCCAAAGAAAAATACCACCCGTGTAACTTGATCGTTCCGTTATCGATCCTTTCCCTGATCCACGGAAAGGTCTTCAGGTTTTCGAGAGACGTTATAATCCCTTCCTTTTCACAAGCGGTATGCGGATCTTCGCCGCTATGCCCGCATGTATGAAGGGCGCGCGCTTTCGCCTCTTTGGCAATATCGACCCAGCTTGAAATAAAGCTAAACTCTTTTTCTTCTTCACATTCCTCACAGGTATCTCCACGGTCGAGAAGCGCGCGGATACCGGCGCAGCCGCTATGCCCCAGCACCACAATATGCCTGACCTGCAAATTTTTCACCGCAAATTCCAGCGCGGCGGACGTGCCGTGATAACTGTCCGCAACAGGCTGGTAGGGAGGCACAAGATTGGCAACATTGCGCACCACAAAAATATCGCCGGGGCGCGCATCCGTCAGGATGGAAGGATCGACCCGCGCGTCGCTACAGCTGATAATGAGCGTCCTTGGCTCCTGTTTCACTGCGAGGTGCTCGTAGAGCCTTTCTTCGCCGCAAAAATGCTTCGCGTGAAACCTTTTAAACCCCTCCAATAACGCCTTTACCTCAGCCATACGGGCAATCATACGGGAGCTTTCAGGCTTTGTTGAGTAAAAACTTTAAAAACCGTCCCCTGAAAATCCGAAGCGGAATACTTGACGAACTGTGCATAAATGGTGCATGTGATAGCCCATGACAACGATACTTGCAGTGCGAAAAGACGATTCCATCGTCGTGGCCGGAGACGGACAGGTTTCCATGGGACCTACCGTGATGAAATCCAACGCCAAAAAAGTCCGGCGGCTGGGAAAAGACGGGAAAATCATTGCAGGATTTGCCGGTTCCACCGCCGATGCCTTCACGTTGTTCGAACGGCTGGAAGCTAAACTGGAAGCTCATCCGGGACAGCTCACCCGCGCCTGCGTCGAACTGGCCAAGGACTGGCGCACCGATAAATATCTGCGAAAACTGGAAGCCCTGATGGCTGTGTGCGACAAGGACACCTCTCTTATTCTCTCCGGCACGGGAGATGTCGTGGAACCGGAAGACGGGATTATCGGCATTGGCTCCGGCGGAAACTTCGCCCTCTCTGCCGCGCGCGCGCTGATAGATCAAACAGACCTCAGCGCGGAAGACATTGCCCGCAAATCCCTTGAAATTGCAGCGGATATCTGTGTCTACACCAACAAAAACATTATCGTCGAAAAGCTTTAGAAAGCACGCATGACAAAAGAACCCGACCAGAAGCCTCCTGAGAAAAATACGGGTGTTTCCACTTTTTCTCCCCGTGAAATTGTTTCGGAGCTGGACCGCTATATTATCGGCCAGCATGACGCCAAGCGGGCCGTTGCCATCGCCTTGCGGAACAGGTGGCGGCGCATGCAGCTTTCTCCCGATTTACAAGAAGAGGTGTATCCAAAAAATATTTTGATGATCGGGCCGACCGGCGTCGGAAAAACGGAAATCGCGCGAAGGCTGGCCAAACTGGCCCAGGCCCCCTTCGTCAAAGTTGAAGCGACAAAATTTACCGAGGTCGGCTATGTCGGCAAGGATGTCGAATCCATCATTCGCGATCTGGTTGAAATCGCCATCCATATGGTCCGCGAAAAAATGCGTAAAAGCGTAAAGGCGCAGGCCGAAGTCTATGCCGAGGACCGGGTGCTGGACGCCCTTGTCGGCGCCGAGGCCGGGGAAGCCACGCGAAGCTCTTTCCGCACCAAGCTCCGGGCGGGCGATTTCAACGACAAGGAAATCGAACTGGAACTGCAGGATAACAGCAACCCGCTTTCCAACATGCTGGATATCCCGGGCATGCCGGGCGCGTCCATGAGCATGGTCAATCTGGGCGATATGTTCGGCAAAGGATTTGGCGGAAGAACAAAACGGAAAAAAATGACCGTGGCCGCATCCTACGATATTTTGATGGCCGAAGAAGCGGACAAGCTTCTGGATGAAGACAAAGTGATCTCGGAAGCACTGGATCTTGTGCAGCAAAACGGCATCGTTTTTCTGGACGAAGTGGACAAGATCGCAGCCCGTCAGGATGCCCGCGGCGGAGATGTCTCCCGCGAAGGCGTGCAACGCGACCTGCTGCCGCTTATTGAAGGCACGACCGTCTCCACAAAATACGGCGCAATCAAAACGGACCATATTTTGTTTATTGCCAGCGGCGCGTTTCATTATGCCAAGCCTTCCGACCTGTTACCCGAACTTCAGGGACGGCTGCCCATTCGGGTGGAACTGCGGGCCCTGACCGAAGAAGACTTCAAACGCATCCTGACTGAAACCGACGCGTGCCTGATTAC from the Rhodospirillales bacterium genome contains:
- a CDS encoding trypsin-like peptidase domain-containing protein, whose product is MRFFLFLAFVSALSAAACQRVSVAKHPLQPYPDIPENVQPAPIGFNKLRFHIPTGSHIASTGPKGPLGIFLCGTPYDTMQKGIIGRYFVDDNLKEIFGDTLEAQGYDVTGDPGLLFDEDADRQRTVYSIGARVTDMRMDLCDRKSFLTGADRGYTGEGELEIEWSVFDLLHRRSVYKNTTHGYAQLSVANHEGMQLIIDDAFAAAVHNLGADPEFRALVLYGDLPDKEPNADKDPGEEPTGLFDPQETVTLRNPPLFKKPAAGRLENLLKTAVQIEAGGTMGSGFFITDKGHILTNAHVVGNAFRVRIVSSGKKEKMIAEVLRTDRLRDVALLRLEKVPEHLNITTLPIRMENPKVGEDIYAIGSPQYRQLQDTVTKGIVSSLRYDRREHQPYIQGDVTIHGGNSGGPLLDANGNIIGISVSGYIDREGKDLSGLNNFIPIGQALEKLGITLD
- a CDS encoding carbonic anhydrase, whose product is MAEVKALLEGFKRFHAKHFCGEERLYEHLAVKQEPRTLIISCSDARVDPSILTDARPGDIFVVRNVANLVPPYQPVADSYHGTSAALEFAVKNLQVRHIVVLGHSGCAGIRALLDRGDTCEECEEEKEFSFISSWVDIAKEAKARALHTCGHSGEDPHTACEKEGIITSLENLKTFPWIRERIDNGTIKLHGWYFSLDDGTLQFLSDDGTYRDAALK
- the hslV gene encoding ATP-dependent protease subunit HslV, which translates into the protein MTTILAVRKDDSIVVAGDGQVSMGPTVMKSNAKKVRRLGKDGKIIAGFAGSTADAFTLFERLEAKLEAHPGQLTRACVELAKDWRTDKYLRKLEALMAVCDKDTSLILSGTGDVVEPEDGIIGIGSGGNFALSAARALIDQTDLSAEDIARKSLEIAADICVYTNKNIIVEKL
- the hslU gene encoding ATP-dependent protease ATPase subunit HslU, whose translation is MTKEPDQKPPEKNTGVSTFSPREIVSELDRYIIGQHDAKRAVAIALRNRWRRMQLSPDLQEEVYPKNILMIGPTGVGKTEIARRLAKLAQAPFVKVEATKFTEVGYVGKDVESIIRDLVEIAIHMVREKMRKSVKAQAEVYAEDRVLDALVGAEAGEATRSSFRTKLRAGDFNDKEIELELQDNSNPLSNMLDIPGMPGASMSMVNLGDMFGKGFGGRTKRKKMTVAASYDILMAEEADKLLDEDKVISEALDLVQQNGIVFLDEVDKIAARQDARGGDVSREGVQRDLLPLIEGTTVSTKYGAIKTDHILFIASGAFHYAKPSDLLPELQGRLPIRVELRALTEEDFKRILTETDACLITQYKALIGTENMTLNFSEEAIDAIAKIAFQVNETVENIGARRLLTVMEKLLDDISFTASDRSGETFEITADYVRENVSELAGDADLSKFIL